In one Pseudoalteromonas rubra genomic region, the following are encoded:
- a CDS encoding serine hydrolase domain-containing protein, whose amino-acid sequence MQFTTKIKHSVLMASMCLGLGACGGSDKHTAATQPEPVKKAEVVQPESKTLDYQALIDQLVSEEVPGILLYVRTPEHEFTGAAGVADLEQHTPMDVNSSFHIASSGKIFTALLATMLHEDGMLDLDNTLDTWLPDTLLDQIQYSDQITLRQLLNHSSGIYNYSDKNTYVEDKLANPALLVTNESLTQYALNNPGYFKPGAGVHYSNTNYTLAGMILDKVLGYHNAIEIRNRIITPLSLDATFAIGYEQDKGEITPGYDYIDGEFMNVGPLFSSIWSNATPVASSVADLALLTRSLFKNPDFASESLQELLRGSDSLVREDENTQYALGIMKHTYPNATVYEHSGGNHGYSTQNAYIESHDTSIVLFLSCGFSSEECVNAEYGLFELLLTELTKAPAVE is encoded by the coding sequence ATGCAATTTACAACAAAGATAAAACACAGTGTGCTGATGGCGTCGATGTGTCTTGGTCTGGGCGCTTGTGGCGGGTCAGATAAGCATACAGCGGCAACTCAACCAGAGCCGGTAAAAAAAGCCGAAGTAGTGCAGCCTGAGAGCAAAACCCTGGATTACCAGGCACTGATAGATCAACTGGTGTCGGAAGAAGTGCCAGGAATACTGCTGTATGTAAGAACCCCCGAACACGAATTCACAGGGGCCGCTGGTGTCGCAGATCTTGAGCAGCATACGCCAATGGATGTTAACAGCAGCTTTCATATTGCCAGCTCTGGCAAAATTTTTACCGCGCTGCTGGCCACTATGCTGCATGAGGACGGCATGCTGGATCTGGACAACACACTCGATACCTGGTTACCAGACACTTTGCTGGATCAGATCCAGTACAGTGACCAAATCACACTAAGGCAGCTACTTAATCACAGCAGTGGTATTTACAACTATTCAGATAAAAATACCTATGTAGAAGATAAACTCGCTAATCCGGCATTACTTGTAACCAACGAAAGCCTGACACAGTACGCACTGAATAACCCCGGTTATTTCAAGCCCGGTGCAGGCGTTCATTATTCCAATACCAATTATACGCTGGCAGGCATGATACTGGATAAAGTGCTGGGATATCATAACGCCATTGAGATACGAAACCGCATTATTACGCCTTTATCACTGGATGCGACATTTGCCATCGGTTACGAACAGGACAAGGGCGAAATAACGCCGGGCTATGATTATATCGACGGCGAGTTCATGAATGTTGGCCCGCTGTTTAGCTCCATCTGGTCAAATGCAACACCGGTGGCCTCTTCGGTTGCTGATCTGGCATTGCTCACCCGTAGTCTGTTTAAAAATCCAGACTTTGCGAGTGAGTCGTTACAAGAGTTATTGCGGGGCAGTGACAGTCTTGTTCGTGAAGATGAAAACACCCAATACGCACTGGGTATAATGAAACACACTTATCCAAATGCCACCGTATACGAACACAGCGGCGGTAACCATGGTTATTCCACTCAGAATGCCTATATTGAAAGTCACGATACCAGCATTGTCCTGTTTTTGAGTTGTGGGTTTAGCAGTGAGGAATGCGTCAATGCAGAATATGGACTATTTGAGTTACTGCTTACGGAACTGACAAAAGCCCCGGCTGTTGAGTAG
- a CDS encoding DUF3019 domain-containing protein has translation MKRIKKNRAGLLIIPAFTCQGLLLCGYLQAKPDDPELSRNRLELSPTQCVSVTQGDKCHVDVKVQWQTQAGGTYCLKSSHSQEVLKCWTGAQSGYIEQTIVTTEPVVFTLYKEGGAELAKRELKLMWVYKRSGRSPASWRMF, from the coding sequence ATGAAAAGAATAAAAAAGAACCGAGCTGGTTTGCTCATCATACCGGCTTTTACATGTCAGGGTTTGTTACTGTGTGGCTATCTTCAGGCAAAGCCAGATGACCCTGAGCTGAGCAGAAATCGACTTGAGTTATCGCCGACGCAGTGTGTGTCAGTTACGCAAGGGGATAAATGTCACGTTGATGTGAAAGTGCAATGGCAGACACAAGCAGGAGGTACGTATTGTCTCAAATCCTCCCATTCTCAGGAAGTGTTAAAGTGTTGGACAGGAGCACAAAGTGGCTATATTGAACAAACTATAGTGACCACAGAGCCTGTTGTATTTACGCTTTATAAAGAAGGTGGCGCGGAGCTTGCCAAACGTGAGCTCAAGCTGATGTGGGTATATAAGCGTTCGGGCCGTTCACCTGCGTCATGGCGGATGTTTTAA
- a CDS encoding MipA/OmpV family protein, with product MNSIYARACLRVSLASLLVLSSSSGLAAQESTQSGDDEALEGGYVKLGLGYRASTPNRARDHQGSGASAFINARYQLANGLFAELTNYRMLNDGTRVGYNFYNPDGWNFDVITLKAHQSLDFPGWQNNKPTVHYRKSTQMLGVRATGYFNKTTVQFSWAPYSFNREYDDGMFASLWVDQSFQYKNWQMYANTGLVYRSEEIINYYFGVPEEIASYMFPAYSTSSGTEVSAEIGALYPISQHWMFETYFKYSHMPRSINNSPWVAMFNKTENRDGHVSELGVLVSFVF from the coding sequence ATGAATTCGATATATGCCAGAGCGTGTTTACGCGTTTCACTGGCTTCGTTACTTGTTTTGAGTTCTTCTTCAGGGCTTGCTGCACAAGAAAGCACGCAAAGCGGGGACGATGAAGCGCTTGAAGGCGGGTATGTTAAGCTGGGGCTTGGCTACCGGGCCTCAACGCCAAACCGGGCGCGGGATCATCAAGGCAGCGGGGCTTCAGCATTTATCAATGCTCGTTATCAGTTAGCAAACGGTTTGTTTGCTGAGCTGACTAACTACAGAATGCTCAATGATGGTACGCGTGTTGGGTATAATTTTTATAACCCCGACGGATGGAATTTTGATGTTATCACCCTCAAGGCGCATCAAAGCCTTGATTTTCCAGGCTGGCAGAATAATAAGCCGACCGTACATTATCGTAAATCAACGCAAATGCTGGGCGTGCGGGCCACAGGTTATTTTAACAAAACCACAGTCCAGTTTAGCTGGGCACCCTACTCGTTTAACCGGGAGTATGACGATGGCATGTTTGCCTCTTTATGGGTCGATCAGTCGTTTCAGTACAAAAACTGGCAGATGTACGCCAATACGGGGTTAGTTTATCGTTCTGAGGAAATCATCAATTACTATTTTGGTGTGCCTGAGGAGATAGCGTCTTATATGTTTCCTGCCTATTCCACTTCCTCCGGGACTGAGGTGAGTGCAGAAATTGGGGCGCTGTATCCTATTTCACAACACTGGATGTTTGAAACCTATTTTAAATACAGCCATATGCCGCGCAGTATCAATAACAGTCCGTGGGTCGCTATGTTCAACAAAACTGAAAACCGTGACGGGCATGTATCTGAGCTGGGGGTTTTGGTGAGCTTTGTGTTCTAA
- a CDS encoding DUF6348 family protein, with protein MKEMEPIDLKEYISELLQAHDVPFHTENEWVIPYGELPAIRATWYQRETSGVFEVDVLLEGGRIINECFSGFGIGKEGILNGLENFCVNSLHVFLSAFWKKHDPEQVEIENWQINGDNYTAFIGNFGTKATTGVDVSMPQGLFESIESTIKSEVLGSDICWFRVFIGSVSGNLTFEALKENEVWENGASMLKTLHWEKPEGYYSVRNFIVLVKS; from the coding sequence ATGAAAGAAATGGAACCGATAGATTTAAAAGAATATATATCTGAATTACTTCAGGCACACGATGTGCCTTTTCATACAGAGAATGAATGGGTTATTCCTTATGGTGAATTGCCTGCTATTCGCGCAACCTGGTATCAGAGAGAAACGAGCGGTGTATTTGAAGTAGATGTGTTATTAGAGGGGGGACGTATTATAAATGAATGTTTCTCTGGTTTTGGTATAGGTAAGGAAGGGATCTTGAATGGATTGGAGAATTTCTGTGTAAATTCACTGCATGTTTTTCTGTCAGCGTTTTGGAAGAAACATGACCCTGAACAGGTGGAAATCGAAAACTGGCAAATAAACGGAGACAATTACACAGCTTTTATTGGTAACTTTGGAACCAAAGCCACCACTGGGGTTGATGTCTCAATGCCACAAGGCCTGTTTGAATCTATAGAAAGCACGATTAAAAGTGAAGTGCTGGGATCCGATATTTGCTGGTTTAGGGTCTTTATCGGGAGTGTTTCAGGAAATCTTACCTTTGAAGCACTTAAAGAAAACGAGGTTTGGGAAAATGGAGCCTCTATGCTAAAAACCCTGCATTGGGAAAAGCCAGAAGGTTATTATAGTGTTCGAAACTTTATCGTCCTGGTTAAATCTTAG
- a CDS encoding diguanylate cyclase — protein sequence MYKKAFLALSVFFISVLIVATLDTFWFHSAATKRPALMPSVLPPEAQLKQVQSAHPLLDIYELASDSPQAALTQLTRWHQNARDLAPIEHVYVLWIHRRATRDDPERDRLNQQLTDLANQHQLYWLEAWVAQAQAKTALRIGDLTAARSAILRAVVVAQQHQIGFLLKEVYNTAGVVFNSTNELVKAQQYFLKGIKQLEPLPEHRLRALLHNNLGLLYVHLEQWDNALKYLSQAETLYRQYADATPEYMSLILFNQSFAHNRADQAVQSREKFEQALSYLDEDVSDFYRVVAFKNEARLLNLEKDLSGATQKASLCVEMTSAEQYPMQHGICLLELGFAYYASSRLDEAHAATRSAMAVFGKLNHARWLIKSRLFLADVLERQGEAQAALALLKNARIEEKAMIMNELIALDTALEVQQIAQERDLLSAQSRLSKLELLLDKQRFRLLVLWLFLTLTGAGWLALRARAVNKENRRLYDLSFVDPLTKAANRRLYQQEMARPSKLRAEVQYRLVVIDLDHFKQINDTYGHDKGDWVLSEAAARLQKFVADDELFVRWGGEEFLMVAKQRDAFRDFAQNMVDALREELFELDDTSLRVTASFGVSEAMSVLQLGASDGAFKCADQCLYQAKNNGRDQVVMPEEIR from the coding sequence ATGTACAAAAAAGCCTTTCTTGCGCTGAGCGTTTTCTTTATTTCGGTGTTAATCGTGGCAACACTGGACACGTTTTGGTTTCACAGTGCCGCCACAAAACGACCAGCCCTGATGCCGTCAGTATTACCCCCCGAGGCTCAGCTAAAGCAAGTGCAATCTGCACACCCGCTGCTCGACATTTATGAGCTGGCTTCAGACTCCCCGCAAGCGGCTTTAACACAACTGACGCGCTGGCACCAAAATGCGCGAGACCTGGCGCCCATTGAGCACGTGTATGTGTTGTGGATCCATAGACGTGCAACCCGTGATGATCCCGAGCGGGACAGATTAAACCAGCAACTGACAGATCTGGCGAACCAGCATCAGCTCTATTGGCTGGAAGCCTGGGTGGCCCAGGCGCAGGCAAAAACGGCCTTGCGTATCGGTGATCTTACAGCCGCGCGTTCTGCTATCTTGAGGGCTGTGGTGGTTGCTCAGCAACACCAGATCGGGTTCCTGTTAAAGGAGGTCTATAATACCGCTGGCGTGGTGTTTAACTCGACCAATGAACTGGTCAAAGCGCAGCAGTACTTTCTTAAAGGGATTAAACAGCTTGAACCGTTACCCGAACACCGGCTGCGTGCGCTGTTGCACAATAACCTCGGTCTGCTGTACGTGCATCTGGAGCAGTGGGACAACGCGTTAAAATATCTGAGCCAGGCTGAAACGCTCTACCGCCAGTATGCCGATGCTACGCCAGAGTACATGTCGCTAATTTTATTTAACCAATCTTTTGCCCATAACCGTGCAGATCAAGCCGTCCAGTCCAGGGAAAAATTCGAGCAGGCACTCAGTTATCTGGATGAGGATGTGAGCGATTTTTATCGCGTTGTCGCGTTTAAGAATGAGGCCAGACTACTTAACCTGGAAAAAGACTTGAGTGGTGCAACGCAAAAAGCCAGCCTGTGCGTTGAGATGACCAGTGCTGAACAATATCCAATGCAGCATGGGATCTGTTTACTGGAGCTGGGCTTTGCTTACTACGCGAGCAGCCGTTTAGATGAAGCACATGCGGCAACGCGCTCGGCAATGGCGGTTTTTGGCAAGCTTAACCATGCTCGCTGGCTAATAAAAAGTCGGCTTTTTCTTGCCGATGTGCTTGAGCGTCAGGGGGAGGCGCAAGCGGCATTAGCACTACTTAAAAATGCCCGAATAGAAGAAAAAGCCATGATTATGAATGAGCTGATTGCACTGGATACGGCATTGGAGGTGCAACAAATAGCTCAGGAACGTGACCTGTTGAGTGCGCAAAGTCGTTTATCTAAGCTTGAGCTTTTACTGGATAAGCAGCGTTTCAGATTACTGGTTCTGTGGCTGTTCCTGACGCTCACGGGGGCTGGGTGGTTGGCGCTGCGTGCCAGAGCAGTGAACAAAGAAAACCGTCGCCTGTATGACCTAAGCTTTGTAGATCCGCTTACAAAAGCGGCCAATCGTCGTTTGTATCAGCAGGAGATGGCACGGCCAAGCAAGCTGAGAGCTGAGGTTCAGTACCGACTGGTGGTGATTGACCTGGACCACTTTAAACAGATCAATGATACCTATGGTCATGACAAGGGAGATTGGGTACTCAGTGAAGCCGCAGCCCGCTTACAAAAGTTTGTAGCCGATGATGAGTTGTTTGTACGCTGGGGGGGAGAGGAATTTCTGATGGTGGCTAAACAGCGCGATGCTTTTCGGGACTTCGCTCAAAACATGGTTGATGCGCTGAGAGAAGAGCTCTTTGAATTGGATGACACTTCGCTGCGAGTGACCGCCTCTTTTGGTGTAAGCGAGGCAATGAGCGTACTGCAATTGGGGGCTTCGGATGGGGCATTTAAATGCGCCGATCAGTGTTTATATCAGGCTAAGAACAATGGCCGGGATCAAGTTGTGATGCCTGAAGAAATTCGTTAG